The following coding sequences are from one Candidatus Paceibacterota bacterium window:
- the fusA gene encoding elongation factor G, with the protein MARDYSLERTRNIGIIAHIDAGKTTTTERVLFYTGISHKIGEVHEGEAIMDWMEQEQERGITITSAATTCFWLPTESQGTGDKSDSYRFNIIDTPGHVDFTVEVERSMKVLDGGVVVFDGVAGVEPQSETVWKQADKYGVPRVCFVNKLDRTGASFDYSFGTILERLTPNAVKVQLPIGAEENFEAVIDLLKMKAYYFEGELGKDTIEKEIPDEYKEAAQKAREELVEKVAEHDDTLMNKYLEGEEISLEELKTTIRKATLANDLVPVYCGSALKNKGVQLVLDGVVDYLPSPIDVPPVKGTHPKTGEEETREPKDDAPFAALAFKLQTDPFVGQLTYFRVYSGTLSSGSYVYNSTTGKKERVGRILRMHSNTREEVDTVHAGEIAAAVGLKETTTSDTLCDESDPIVLERIEFAVPVVSLRIEPKTKADQEKMGTALSRLAAEDPTFKVTSDSETGETVIWGMGELHLDILVDRMKREFTVEANVGKPQVAYKETITGTADVEEKYIKQSGGRGQYGHVLIKLSPIEKGKYEDEKGVPKNVTYEEGFEFINNIKGGVIPNEFIPSVEKGVREAMERGVVAGYQMVDISCELYDGSSHDVDSSEIAFKIAGSHAFQKGAKLATPALLEPMMSVEVVVPAEMMGDVNGDLSSRRGQIEEMEERGKDTVVHAKVPLAEMFGYITDLRSMTGGRGNFTMQFSHYAQVPQNVAQEIIEARS; encoded by the coding sequence ATGGCTCGAGACTATTCGCTGGAGAGGACACGTAACATCGGTATCATCGCTCATATTGATGCCGGGAAGACCACCACAACTGAACGGGTGCTTTTTTATACAGGTATTTCTCACAAGATCGGTGAGGTGCACGAAGGTGAGGCGATCATGGACTGGATGGAGCAAGAGCAAGAGAGAGGAATCACCATCACTTCAGCCGCAACGACCTGTTTCTGGCTTCCGACCGAAAGTCAGGGAACCGGAGATAAGTCTGACAGTTATCGTTTTAACATCATCGATACTCCGGGTCACGTAGACTTCACTGTAGAGGTAGAGCGTTCGATGAAAGTGCTGGACGGAGGAGTTGTGGTGTTTGACGGCGTTGCCGGGGTGGAGCCACAGTCGGAGACCGTGTGGAAGCAGGCTGATAAATACGGCGTGCCACGTGTTTGTTTTGTGAACAAGCTTGATCGAACCGGAGCAAGTTTTGACTATTCATTCGGTACGATCCTGGAGCGATTGACCCCCAACGCGGTAAAGGTTCAGTTGCCGATCGGTGCGGAGGAGAATTTTGAAGCAGTGATCGATCTTCTGAAAATGAAAGCGTACTATTTCGAAGGAGAGCTTGGAAAAGATACGATCGAGAAGGAAATTCCGGACGAGTATAAAGAAGCTGCTCAAAAAGCCCGTGAGGAACTGGTTGAGAAGGTGGCTGAGCACGATGATACGTTAATGAACAAGTATCTTGAGGGTGAGGAGATCTCACTTGAGGAGCTTAAAACAACGATCCGAAAAGCAACACTAGCTAATGATCTTGTGCCGGTGTACTGCGGATCTGCACTGAAGAACAAGGGCGTACAGCTCGTTCTCGACGGCGTTGTAGATTATCTACCGTCTCCTATTGATGTACCGCCGGTAAAAGGAACACACCCGAAGACAGGCGAGGAGGAAACTCGCGAGCCAAAAGACGACGCACCGTTCGCTGCTTTGGCCTTTAAACTTCAAACTGACCCGTTCGTAGGTCAGCTCACTTACTTTCGTGTTTATTCCGGCACACTGAGTTCCGGATCGTATGTTTACAATTCTACTACCGGTAAGAAAGAACGAGTCGGTCGTATTTTGCGGATGCACTCGAATACTCGTGAAGAGGTAGATACGGTTCACGCCGGTGAGATCGCTGCCGCGGTAGGACTTAAGGAGACCACGACCTCGGATACTCTGTGTGACGAGAGCGATCCTATCGTTCTGGAGCGCATTGAGTTCGCGGTACCGGTGGTGTCGCTTCGAATCGAGCCGAAAACCAAAGCTGACCAGGAGAAGATGGGTACCGCGCTTTCGCGCCTCGCAGCCGAAGATCCTACTTTCAAGGTGACGTCTGATAGTGAGACCGGTGAGACGGTGATCTGGGGTATGGGTGAGCTCCATCTCGACATTCTTGTTGATCGAATGAAACGAGAGTTCACTGTGGAGGCAAATGTCGGGAAGCCGCAGGTTGCGTACAAAGAAACGATTACCGGCACAGCAGATGTCGAGGAGAAATACATCAAGCAGTCCGGTGGTCGCGGTCAGTACGGTCACGTATTGATCAAACTCTCTCCGATCGAGAAAGGCAAGTACGAGGACGAAAAAGGTGTTCCCAAAAATGTTACCTATGAGGAAGGATTCGAATTTATTAACAACATCAAGGGTGGTGTTATTCCAAACGAGTTTATTCCGTCTGTCGAGAAGGGTGTCCGAGAGGCGATGGAGCGCGGTGTTGTCGCCGGCTACCAGATGGTAGATATCTCCTGTGAACTTTACGATGGATCAAGTCACGATGTTGACTCCTCCGAGATCGCCTTCAAGATCGCCGGTTCACACGCATTCCAGAAAGGTGCTAAGTTGGCTACTCCGGCCCTGCTCGAGCCGATGATGAGCGTTGAGGTGGTGGTTCCGGCCGAGATGATGGGAGACGTGAACGGTGATCTCTCAAGTCGCCGAGGACAGATCGAAGAGATGGAAGAGCGTGGTAAGGATACGGTGGTTCACGCTAAAGTACCGCTGGCTGAGATGTTCGGATACATCACGGATCTACGATCGATGACCGGTGGACGCGGTAACTTTACGATGCAATTCTCCCACTATGCTCAGGTGCCGCAGAATGTGGCTCAGGAGATCATTGAGGCGCGGAGCTAG
- the rpsG gene encoding 30S ribosomal protein S7, with protein sequence MRKPITQKHTLKPDVVYNSETVAKFINYVMWEGKKERARQIVYGALEKVGKDMKVENPLEIFEAALKNTTPTMEVRSRRVGGANYQVPREVKPSRRQAFSMKWIIEAARSKSGKPMADLLATEIIAAYNNEGDAVTKKDHLHRMADANKAFAHFAV encoded by the coding sequence ATGAGAAAACCGATCACTCAAAAACATACGCTGAAGCCTGACGTCGTCTATAATTCCGAGACCGTCGCGAAGTTCATCAACTACGTGATGTGGGAAGGCAAAAAAGAGCGAGCTCGCCAGATTGTTTACGGTGCTTTGGAAAAAGTTGGCAAAGATATGAAAGTCGAAAACCCCCTCGAGATCTTTGAGGCAGCTCTTAAGAACACAACGCCGACCATGGAGGTTCGCTCTCGTCGTGTTGGTGGTGCGAACTATCAAGTACCGCGTGAAGTGAAGCCGAGTCGTCGACAGGCGTTCTCGATGAAATGGATTATTGAAGCTGCGCGCTCTAAGAGCGGTAAGCCTATGGCAGACCTGCTTGCAACAGAGATCATTGCCGCGTACAACAACGAAGGGGATGCGGTGACTAAGAAAGATCACCTGCACCGAATGGCAGACGCAAACAAAGCTTTTGCTCACTTCGCTGTTTAA
- the rpsL gene encoding 30S ribosomal protein S12, which produces MSTINQLIRKGRTPKLRKSKSVALSRGFNTLKNKPTHYSSPFKRGVCTKVTTKTPKKPNSAIRKVARVRLTNGLEVTAYIPGEGHGLQEHSVVLIRGGKVKDIGVRYTVVRGKLDAGGVEGRTSARSRYGTKKQ; this is translated from the coding sequence ATGTCAACGATCAATCAACTTATTCGCAAAGGACGAACTCCTAAGCTCCGAAAATCAAAATCGGTGGCACTTTCGCGTGGGTTTAATACGCTCAAGAACAAGCCTACTCATTACTCATCACCGTTCAAGCGTGGTGTGTGTACGAAAGTAACCACAAAGACACCGAAGAAACCAAACTCGGCTATTCGTAAAGTGGCACGTGTTCGACTTACCAACGGTCTCGAGGTGACCGCATACATTCCAGGTGAAGGGCACGGTTTACAGGAGCACTCAGTGGTGCTTATTCGCGGAGGCAAAGTGAAAGATATCGGTGTTCGATACACAGTTGTTCGTGGAAAACTCGATGCCGGTGGCGTAGAGGGGCGAACATCTGCGCGAAGTCGTTACGGTACGAAGAAACAATAA
- a CDS encoding site-2 protease family protein, with amino-acid sequence MEIIFLIAILIMSVVIHEVAHGYVALMQGDPTAKYQGRLTLNPIVHLDMVGSVLLPGLLLLTSSPFLIGWAKPVPYNPYNFRDQRWGELWVAIAGPVTNISIAIVFGLFLRFTLPLDTLSPAVVQISVMIVLINIVLALFNMIPVPPLDGSKVLFAFLPARYYGIRRFMEQYSFILIIAVIFILFSTNILGYAIFTVFGMLVGDPQILFQTLNALF; translated from the coding sequence ATGGAGATCATCTTTCTTATCGCTATTCTTATTATGTCTGTGGTTATTCATGAGGTGGCCCACGGATACGTTGCTCTGATGCAGGGTGACCCGACCGCGAAGTATCAGGGCCGCCTTACGCTTAACCCTATTGTACATCTCGATATGGTCGGATCGGTTCTGTTGCCAGGGCTTTTGTTGCTCACTAGCTCTCCGTTTCTGATCGGCTGGGCCAAGCCGGTTCCGTATAATCCATATAATTTCCGCGATCAGCGCTGGGGAGAGCTCTGGGTGGCTATCGCCGGTCCGGTCACTAACATCTCTATCGCGATCGTCTTCGGTCTTTTTCTGCGATTCACCCTCCCCCTCGACACCCTCTCACCGGCCGTGGTGCAGATCTCGGTAATGATCGTTTTGATCAATATTGTTCTTGCGCTCTTCAATATGATCCCGGTGCCGCCACTTGATGGATCGAAGGTATTGTTCGCCTTTCTGCCGGCACGATACTATGGAATCCGGCGATTCATGGAGCAGTACAGCTTTATTTTGATCATCGCGGTGATCTTTATTCTCTTCTCAACCAATATACTGGGCTATGCTATTTTCACGGTCTTTGGAATGCTGGTCGGTGATCCACAGATCCTCTTTCAAACCCTGAACGCGCTTTTCTGA
- the rpmB gene encoding 50S ribosomal protein L28, whose amino-acid sequence MAKSCPITGKTSQVGGGYSNDVRATQYNPTGKRRRSVNLQKKTIFVPELDRSVTLHLSTKGIKTINKKGAYQALKDAKVI is encoded by the coding sequence ATGGCTAAATCTTGCCCAATAACTGGAAAAACATCACAAGTCGGCGGAGGATACTCCAACGACGTTCGTGCTACGCAGTACAACCCGACAGGAAAACGTCGTCGAAGTGTCAACCTACAAAAAAAGACGATCTTCGTTCCCGAACTGGACCGCTCTGTTACCCTGCACCTCTCCACCAAGGGTATTAAGACCATAAACAAGAAAGGGGCGTACCAAGCACTCAAAGACGCCAAGGTGATCTAA
- a CDS encoding ComEC/Rec2 family competence protein — MNMPRKESASLLKENPLIIVTIALIVLTAFLYYVLFNESTKDTLVVSFLDVGQGDAIYIEAPNGNQMLIDGSRSVRVTHGLSGAMPFWDRSINVVLATHPDADHIGGLPAVIGRYSVGSLLHSGVSSESSLDDALLNDAEVQNVRVRELRSGDSIRLSPRVHFDVLFPPVDPEGMDPNDASIVGRLVYGDTAFLLSGDAPKVVERYIARTYRENIKSNVLKVGHHGSDTSTALSWLGWSQPEYAVISAGEDNSYGHPHQEVLDRLAQFGIEVVQTAKVGTVTFESDGKEVRCVTC; from the coding sequence ATGAACATGCCCCGAAAAGAAAGTGCGTCCTTGCTGAAAGAGAATCCGCTCATTATTGTGACGATAGCACTGATCGTTCTCACCGCATTTTTATATTATGTTTTATTCAATGAATCTACAAAAGATACGCTCGTTGTTTCCTTTCTCGATGTCGGCCAAGGTGATGCCATCTATATTGAAGCTCCGAACGGTAATCAAATGTTGATAGACGGCAGCAGAAGCGTGCGAGTAACACACGGTCTGAGTGGGGCGATGCCGTTCTGGGACCGGTCGATCAATGTTGTATTAGCAACCCATCCGGACGCTGACCATATTGGTGGTTTACCGGCAGTGATCGGTCGCTACTCGGTTGGGTCTCTTTTACACTCAGGAGTTTCAAGTGAAAGTTCACTTGATGATGCTTTGTTGAACGACGCAGAGGTGCAGAACGTGCGGGTGCGCGAGCTTCGATCCGGCGATAGCATTCGTCTTTCGCCCCGGGTTCATTTCGATGTGCTGTTCCCGCCGGTCGACCCTGAGGGTATGGACCCCAATGACGCCTCGATCGTAGGGCGGTTGGTGTATGGAGATACGGCGTTTCTCCTCTCCGGCGATGCGCCCAAGGTGGTAGAGAGATATATTGCCCGCACCTACCGGGAAAATATTAAAAGCAACGTACTCAAGGTCGGCCACCACGGCTCGGACACCTCAACAGCCCTGTCCTGGCTTGGCTGGAGTCAGCCGGAATACGCTGTGATCTCGGCGGGAGAAGATAATAGTTATGGGCATCCGCACCAGGAGGTTCTTGATCGGCTGGCACAGTTCGGGATCGAAGTGGTGCAAACAGCAAAAGTTGGAACGGTGACGTTCGAAAGTGACGGAAAAGAGGTGAGATGTGTGACGTGTTAG
- a CDS encoding serine protease yields MRYVALFIMLLGIGIQSSCTTTTLYIAPAQERNRHANRAYATVIIRSDDGNATGVCITPTHILSCAHVIGERDTIEIEYHSGERVEAKVVHTNTEDDLALLSTPGRIHPFYARTIGELPANGTEVYTVGHPRPVRFGYSAGTLMRATNSEMLISTYSNKGASGSGVWHEDRLIGILYGSSFFAGTTIREGSLCTPSSAIIRFLEHAQKNGMVSPTAFDALLSK; encoded by the coding sequence ATGCGTTATGTTGCTCTTTTTATTATGCTCCTTGGCATTGGTATCCAAAGCAGCTGCACCACCACGACGCTGTATATTGCCCCGGCGCAGGAACGCAACCGTCACGCGAATCGTGCGTATGCAACCGTGATCATCCGCAGCGACGACGGAAACGCTACCGGGGTCTGCATCACACCGACCCACATCCTCTCGTGCGCGCACGTTATTGGAGAGCGAGACACGATCGAGATCGAGTATCACAGTGGTGAGCGAGTAGAAGCAAAGGTCGTTCACACAAACACCGAGGACGACCTCGCGCTTCTCTCAACGCCCGGCAGGATACATCCGTTCTATGCCCGGACGATCGGCGAGCTCCCGGCGAATGGAACAGAGGTGTATACCGTTGGTCACCCTCGCCCTGTTAGATTCGGCTACAGCGCGGGAACGCTTATGCGCGCGACCAACAGCGAGATGCTTATCAGTACGTACTCGAACAAAGGTGCCTCCGGAAGTGGTGTGTGGCACGAGGATCGTCTTATCGGAATACTGTACGGAAGCTCGTTCTTTGCCGGTACTACTATCCGAGAGGGCTCGCTCTGCACACCGTCGTCAGCTATCATCCGTTTTCTTGAGCACGCGCAAAAGAATGGAATGGTTTCACCGACAGCGTTCGATGCTCTTTTGTCAAAATAA
- a CDS encoding response regulator yields MRPVYILIVEDHQAVREAMTDGLTRAGFTVRGASTIEEARTLLFTDKLPFTAIALDHKIGSDNTETFVREVRESGFTGLILGMSLEMELSIRIERAAYQAGGEGHTLSVEKLEAVDVLRKILAPCQDE; encoded by the coding sequence ATGAGACCCGTATACATTCTCATTGTCGAGGATCACCAAGCTGTACGCGAGGCAATGACCGACGGGCTGACCAGAGCCGGCTTCACCGTGCGAGGTGCATCTACGATCGAAGAGGCGCGAACGCTACTCTTTACCGACAAACTCCCCTTTACGGCGATCGCGCTTGATCACAAGATCGGCTCCGACAACACAGAAACATTCGTCAGGGAGGTCCGTGAAAGCGGTTTCACCGGCCTCATCCTGGGAATGAGCCTCGAGATGGAGTTATCGATCAGGATCGAACGCGCCGCGTATCAAGCCGGCGGAGAAGGACACACGCTTTCCGTTGAAAAACTCGAAGCGGTCGACGTGTTGCGTAAGATCCTTGCTCCATGCCAAGACGAATAA
- a CDS encoding Fe-Mn family superoxide dismutase encodes MPHYKEQSFNLPDEFHGKLSRKSVDEHLKLYGGYVKHTNTILEKVEELERDDLEGNKFTIESLRRRLGFEFDGMRNHEIYFAQLEDGPQELTDDSKLKNAISSYHEDFDTWLADFKQMAKTRGIGWAVLYYDQHADQLLNVWVDEQHLGHLTGVEPILMLDMWEHSFVFDYQPSGKGEYIDDFFANLNWSVIEENFANAKK; translated from the coding sequence ATGCCCCACTATAAAGAACAATCATTTAATTTACCCGATGAATTTCACGGGAAGCTTTCACGCAAAAGTGTTGACGAACACCTCAAACTCTACGGCGGATACGTCAAGCACACGAATACCATACTTGAAAAAGTTGAGGAACTTGAGCGAGACGACCTGGAGGGCAACAAATTTACGATCGAGTCACTTCGACGCCGACTCGGATTTGAATTCGACGGCATGCGCAATCACGAGATCTACTTTGCCCAACTCGAGGACGGACCACAAGAACTCACCGACGACAGCAAGCTAAAGAATGCGATCAGCTCGTACCATGAAGACTTCGATACCTGGCTCGCGGACTTTAAACAGATGGCGAAGACGCGTGGTATCGGTTGGGCCGTACTCTACTACGACCAACACGCCGACCAGCTTTTGAACGTATGGGTGGACGAGCAACACCTTGGACACCTCACTGGAGTCGAGCCGATCCTAATGCTCGATATGTGGGAGCACTCGTTCGTCTTTGACTACCAACCGTCCGGAAAAGGTGAATATATCGATGACTTCTTTGCTAACCTAAACTGGTCAGTTATAGAAGAAAACTTTGCGAATGCAAAGAAATAG
- a CDS encoding ComEC/Rec2 family competence protein, with the protein MNAYLFYGSCVGFLTGVTVATLAGFAWYFAGALLVIAFGVLVYRRTVVRAEGAAILVVAVLLVCVSIGVGRYTLMSVWSQESELDRWVGDEVVLSGVVDEEVVAGGNSSTLIVSIDQLHQEDGQIKKVPAGTRVRVSAQSHSTYSYGDRLKIIGELRAPEPFETDTGRVFKYDTFLAKDSIFHVMYFPRIERIGSDEKNVVVASLLFIKHTFMSGVTRVLPDPHASLANSMLVGARDTLNDEVEQLFRDTGLVHIVVLSGFHVTLIAVALISFLKHARVGLRWRSLAGVCGIILFAIMVGGGATVVRASIMAALVVVAHLSGHHSHALRALVLAAMVMVFINPMILLHDPSFQLSALATLGLVLLGSVVERWLWFVPQTLGLREIATATIATQFGVWPLLIYMTGSLSFVSIPVNLLALPAVAGAMLFSFLAGLAGMVSPVLALPVAGLAYVFLSYVLFVVETFNALPLSHVTVPPISIWIPIGVYLLFGVWCIYLYSRGQLKLGMSSLADRLS; encoded by the coding sequence ATGAATGCGTATTTGTTTTACGGAAGCTGTGTTGGATTTTTGACCGGTGTTACCGTAGCGACGCTGGCCGGGTTTGCGTGGTATTTTGCCGGAGCACTTTTGGTGATCGCGTTTGGTGTTCTGGTTTACCGAAGAACGGTTGTGCGTGCAGAGGGTGCCGCAATTTTAGTTGTTGCCGTTTTGCTTGTGTGCGTCTCGATCGGTGTCGGTCGGTATACACTCATGAGCGTGTGGTCCCAAGAGTCAGAACTCGACAGGTGGGTTGGTGATGAGGTTGTACTCTCAGGCGTGGTGGACGAAGAGGTGGTGGCAGGTGGAAATAGTTCGACGCTCATAGTTTCGATCGATCAACTACATCAAGAAGATGGCCAAATAAAGAAAGTTCCGGCCGGGACTCGGGTACGCGTTTCCGCACAGTCTCACTCAACGTATTCGTACGGTGATCGCCTTAAGATAATCGGAGAGCTTCGAGCACCCGAACCGTTCGAGACAGATACCGGTCGGGTATTTAAGTACGATACGTTTCTTGCAAAAGACAGTATCTTCCACGTGATGTATTTTCCGCGGATCGAGCGTATTGGTTCAGATGAAAAAAATGTTGTTGTCGCCTCTCTTCTTTTTATAAAGCATACGTTCATGAGCGGTGTTACACGTGTACTTCCTGATCCGCACGCATCGCTTGCCAACAGTATGTTGGTGGGCGCTCGTGACACACTAAACGATGAGGTGGAGCAGTTGTTCCGCGACACCGGACTGGTACACATAGTAGTGCTTTCAGGATTTCATGTAACACTGATCGCGGTCGCGCTTATTTCATTTCTTAAACATGCGCGGGTGGGTTTACGATGGCGATCACTCGCCGGTGTCTGCGGTATTATTTTATTTGCCATTATGGTCGGCGGGGGAGCAACGGTAGTGCGTGCGTCGATCATGGCGGCGCTGGTTGTTGTGGCTCATCTCTCCGGACATCACTCGCATGCACTTCGGGCGCTTGTGCTCGCGGCAATGGTGATGGTGTTTATCAATCCGATGATACTTCTTCACGATCCTTCCTTTCAACTTTCTGCACTGGCAACACTTGGACTGGTCTTGTTGGGTTCGGTTGTCGAGCGGTGGCTGTGGTTTGTTCCACAGACGCTGGGCTTGCGGGAGATCGCGACAGCGACTATCGCTACGCAGTTCGGGGTGTGGCCGCTCCTTATTTATATGACCGGCTCCCTTTCGTTTGTTTCTATACCCGTGAACTTATTGGCGCTTCCGGCAGTCGCCGGAGCAATGCTGTTTAGTTTTCTTGCCGGGTTGGCTGGAATGGTTTCACCTGTGCTCGCGCTGCCGGTTGCCGGTCTCGCGTATGTTTTTCTTAGCTACGTATTGTTTGTCGTGGAAACGTTCAACGCGCTGCCACTCTCTCATGTTACCGTGCCGCCGATATCGATCTGGATACCGATCGGTGTCTACCTGCTTTTTGGTGTGTGGTGTATTTACTTATATAGCCGCGGTCAACTCAAGCTCGGTATGTCGTCGTTGGCAGATCGACTTTCCTAG
- a CDS encoding ribonuclease H, translating into MEQQIIIFTDGSSRGNPGPGGWGAIVMFPARPRGRARTGADRSAEHNDTHVAELGGREEETTNNRMELTAAIEGLRFIESSAKLRDAEYKIVVRTDSKYLINGVTRWVAGWQKNDWRTKNKKAVLNQDLWRELVRLTEHFEVTWEYVGGHIGIGGNERADVIATEFADDKKVSLATAPLEEYPIDLTDVTHDEKALARKKMFAGKSSDKGFDKSSGKGFENGSARKNMKTYSYVSMVDGEIETHSSWDECKKRVHGKNAKFRKAVSAENEREIITEFKSVAGK; encoded by the coding sequence ATGGAACAACAAATTATAATTTTTACCGACGGATCATCGCGCGGGAACCCCGGTCCGGGTGGATGGGGTGCGATCGTAATGTTTCCTGCCCGCCCGCGCGGACGGGCGCGGACAGGCGCAGACAGATCGGCCGAACACAATGATACGCACGTAGCGGAACTTGGTGGACGTGAAGAGGAAACAACAAATAACCGAATGGAATTGACCGCGGCTATCGAAGGACTGCGTTTTATTGAGTCGAGTGCGAAGCTTCGCGATGCGGAATATAAAATAGTGGTACGCACTGACTCTAAGTATCTTATCAACGGAGTGACGCGCTGGGTTGCCGGATGGCAAAAAAATGACTGGCGCACAAAAAACAAGAAAGCTGTTTTGAATCAGGATCTCTGGCGCGAGCTTGTTCGACTCACAGAGCACTTCGAAGTTACGTGGGAATACGTTGGCGGGCACATCGGGATCGGTGGAAATGAACGAGCCGACGTGATAGCTACTGAGTTTGCTGATGATAAAAAAGTATCGCTCGCTACCGCCCCTCTCGAAGAGTACCCTATCGACCTGACTGATGTTACGCATGATGAAAAGGCGCTGGCGCGAAAAAAAATGTTTGCAGGTAAAAGTTCTGACAAGGGTTTTGATAAGAGTTCTGGCAAGGGTTTTGAGAATGGTTCCGCGCGAAAAAACATGAAAACATATTCATATGTCTCAATGGTGGATGGCGAGATAGAAACACACTCGAGTTGGGATGAATGTAAAAAGCGCGTGCACGGAAAGAATGCAAAATTCCGTAAGGCGGTCTCGGCAGAAAATGAAAGAGAGATCATTACTGAATTTAAATCAGTGGCGGGTAAATGA